Below is a genomic region from Fibrobacter sp. UWH6.
TGATGGACAAGAACTACATGGGGTACGGGGAGCTCTCCCCCCTGATTGTCCCGTACTACGTATTCAACGAAAAGATTACGTCCAAGAACTTGTCGGTCAACGTAAGGAGCGATTCGGCAAACTTCTACGTAGAGCCGGTCATCAAAGGCGACACGCTGTTCCTGGCCCACCCCGATAGCGCCTTCGACGCAGAAACCAGGTATTCCGTGAGCATCACCGCATACGGCAAGGAGTCGGGCGAGCGCTACAATCTCGCCTTCAACGGGGATTCCGCATTTACAACGGGCAGAGGCCTCTACGCCATAACAAGCAACGCATGGCCCAGCAACGAAAAATACACGTCCTCCTTCGGCACGAGCGACACAATCTGGGTCAAGTTCAGCGAGGACCTCGTCTCGAGCGCCGACAAGATTCAGTGGAGTTTCGCCAGCGGCGCCACGCGCACCATCTACGCGCACAGCTACGGCAAGAACGCAGACGCCTGGGTCAAAAAGGACACTCTTTTCGTCAAACTGATGGATCGCATCCTCGACTCCCGCGTGCAGGGAGATACCATCGGCATGAACATCACCGCGTACGGCAAGAGCGGCCTTGTCCTCAAGAATTTCTCCCTTTACACAGAAATCCAGGTTCCCGAAAAGCAAAAAATCAAGGCGTCAAATGTCGTCGACAAGTCGCTCATGGGCTATAGGGACGTCTCCCCCCTGATTACGCCGTTCTTCGTTTTCGAAGAGGAACTTAGCAGCGCGAACCTTTCCGTCTCGGTGAAGGCCGGTTCAGACGTATTCTACGTCACCCCGACAGTGAAAAAAGACACCCTGTTCCTCAAGCACGATCGTTCGTTCCCCTCGGAAGCGAGCATCAGCGTGAGCATCGCCGTATACGGCAAAAAGTCCGGCGACCGCATATCGTACGAGCTCACCGGCGATTCCGCCTTCGTGACAGGGCGCGGACTCTACGCGGTCACAAGCAACGCATGGCCAAGCAACAAGGGCTACAAGGCAAGCTTCTCCGCCGAAGACACCATCTGGGTCAAATTCTCGAAGGCTCTTTCCACGAACACCGACAGGATACAATGGAGCAAGGCGAGCAACGCAAAGTACACCCTGTACGGCCATGGCGCCAACAAGAACGCAAACGCAAAGGTCAAGGGCGACACGCTGTTCATAACAATGCTCCCGAACGCCATCAACGAGTCCACCCAAAACGGCGACTCCGTCGGCGTAAACCTCACCGTCTACGCAACCGACGAGACTTATCTCGAAAAGTTCACATTGTACACGGAACTCGAGATTCCCCTGTCGAGCTCAAGCACCACAAAAAATGAATAAGTTGTTCAAAATACTGTTTTTCTGCACCGCCGTATTCGCTTTTTGCGCAAGCTCTGCACTAGCCGCAAGCTTCGACGGTATCACGGAACCGCTCGCGCAAGCCAGTATGGGCTTTACCGTATCCGGGAAAATCGACAGCATCTGGGTAAAAGAAGGCGAGTTCGTCCACAAGGGCGACACCTTGATGAACCTCATAAAGACCGAAGAGGAACTGCGTTCACGCATCACGAAAATCACCGCCGAGGACCTCTCGAGTGTTGTCTCGGCGAAGGCGAAAATGGACGCGTACGAAAAGGACTTGGAAGCCACGAAAAAGTTGTTCGAGACTTCGAATTCCATAAGCGCCGAGCAGCTCTGGGAAAAGGAAATGAACTTCAATGTAGCGAAAGCCGAATGGGAAGCCGCAAAGGTATCCAAGTCCAAGGATTCCCTCGAGCACCGCATGGCACGCGCACAGCTGCTCAAGCAGTACCTAATCGCCCCCTTCGATGGAGAAATAGTTTCCATATCGAAGAACAGGAGCGAAAGCGTCGAAGCCCTCGAATCCGTCATCGAAATCGCGGACGTGCGCACATGCCGCATGACAGCCTACATCATTGTCAACAAGACGAACAAGCTGAAAATCGGCCAAAGCGTCAATCTTCAACTGAACGGCTCCGCGAAAAATCGGAACAAAATGGGAACCATTGAATTCATCTCGCCCGTCGTCGACAAGGCCAGCCTGCTACGAACAGTCAAGGTCATCTTCGACAATTCAAACCACTCCATAGAACCCGGCGTCACCGGCAAAATCATATTGCAATAATGCACAAACTTTCTGCACATTTGACGCTATTCGCTTTCATATTGATTTTTTCGGTCGCCAGTTCCTTTGCAACCGAAGACTCGCTCAGGCTCAACTTGGAAACGGCGCTCAAGATTCTTATCGAGAACAACACCGATATACAAGAAGCAAAATACAACTGGATTGCGCAAGCCGAGATGACAAAAGGGGCC
It encodes:
- a CDS encoding efflux RND transporter periplasmic adaptor subunit; the protein is MNKLFKILFFCTAVFAFCASSALAASFDGITEPLAQASMGFTVSGKIDSIWVKEGEFVHKGDTLMNLIKTEEELRSRITKITAEDLSSVVSAKAKMDAYEKDLEATKKLFETSNSISAEQLWEKEMNFNVAKAEWEAAKVSKSKDSLEHRMARAQLLKQYLIAPFDGEIVSISKNRSESVEALESVIEIADVRTCRMTAYIIVNKTNKLKIGQSVNLQLNGSAKNRNKMGTIEFISPVVDKASLLRTVKVIFDNSNHSIEPGVTGKIILQ
- a CDS encoding carboxypeptidase-like regulatory domain-containing protein; translated protein: MQVKQAFSFAMCVIAACVIGCSPTNSEDSEYSKWSFSGSVVDASNNATLCGVKISYQNASGDLKSTETDEAGNFFIDDLPYGSRTFTFTHREIQKKDTLYYAPHVETVNSTSESSHMEGVVATSSMVIRLSPLNAALNGELYINEASSGKAVPIKGASISIVHQSEDYVNLFPETFDGSSDSLGKFTFKNLPADSGLVLKIAPVTYNGLRYTATDKILPRLKPNGAIDLGRTYLQQDTLVKKQNDIKASNVMDKNYMGYGELSPLIVPYYVFNEKITSKNLSVNVRSDSANFYVEPVIKGDTLFLAHPDSAFDAETRYSVSITAYGKESGERYNLAFNGDSAFTTGRGLYAITSNAWPSNEKYTSSFGTSDTIWVKFSEDLVSSADKIQWSFASGATRTIYAHSYGKNADAWVKKDTLFVKLMDRILDSRVQGDTIGMNITAYGKSGLVLKNFSLYTEIQVPEKQKIKASNVVDKSLMGYRDVSPLITPFFVFEEELSSANLSVSVKAGSDVFYVTPTVKKDTLFLKHDRSFPSEASISVSIAVYGKKSGDRISYELTGDSAFVTGRGLYAVTSNAWPSNKGYKASFSAEDTIWVKFSKALSTNTDRIQWSKASNAKYTLYGHGANKNANAKVKGDTLFITMLPNAINESTQNGDSVGVNLTVYATDETYLEKFTLYTELEIPLSSSSTTKNE